A genomic region of Fusarium oxysporum Fo47 chromosome VI, complete sequence contains the following coding sequences:
- a CDS encoding FAD dependent oxidoreductase: MSRDAFAQQVKDRLCLTAGLPSANPTASYWQEPPSEIYTIQSADLPSETDFAIIGSGVTGTSVAHTLLSHPRAAGRITMLEARTACSGATGRNGGHLVSDICDRFQDLADSLGAEEAIKILRFSEANIAELKAVVAQLDEFEQDAVELREVNATATIGDRETLEHLKGSFELMKATAGQTKLAYGVIEDQDVIKNKYKYRDGVAVSEQKGAGALWPYRLITIVQKRLLNAHKSRFSIETNTPVLSISSQGVAGEAEHMYFLQTPRGVIRARKIIHCTNGYSSHLLPNLTGVVYQLRGTVSVQDPGDSFPRLGHELSWTKAHKGYYDPETRTVTPGLYYAQQNAKTGEIVIGGESQEVENLLTSDDSEVSPTAKEHISSIIPKIFIDADNAKTRKVWSGIMGFTPDGLPLVGNLAQKSTGRAGSDEWIAAGFNGHGMDKCWLSGLAVAKMAIGEDVPSWLPASFLVTEERLESLTLERAVESMVAAFPSE; encoded by the exons ATGTCCCGAGACG CTTTTGCCCAACAGGTCAAGGACCGACTGTGCCTCACAGCTGGGCTACCTTCTGCTAATCCGACTGCGTCTTACTGGCAAGAACCTCCTTCGGAAATATATACTATCCAATCAGCGGATCTGCCTTCTGAGACAGACTTCGCTATCATTGGATCCGGCGTGACTGGCACCAGTGTTGCTCACACCTTGCTCAGCCATCCTCGAGCGGCTGGGCGGATCACTATGTTGGAAGCTCGCACCGCTTGTAGTGGTGCTACAGGCCGCAACGGTGGTCATCTTGTTTCCGACATCTGCGATCGCTTTCAAGACCTTGCTGATAGTTTgggagctgaagaagctatCAAAATTTTGCGTTTCTCCGAGGCCAATATTGCAGAGCTTAAAGCAGTAGTTGCTCAGCTGGATGAGTTTGAACAAGACGCTGTGGAACTTCGCGAAGTCAACGCCACTGCCACAATTGGAGACAGAGAAACGTTGGAACACCTCAAAGGCTCATTTGAGCTAATGAAAGCTACCGCTGGTCAAACGAAACTTGCATATGGGGTTATTGAAGATCAAGATGTAATTAAG AACAAGTACAAGTATCGAGATGGAGTCGCTGTCTCTGAACAAAAGGGTGCTGGGGCTCTTTGGCCGTACCGACTTATCACCATCGTTCAAAAGCGTCTTCTGAACGCCCACAAGAGTCGATTCAGCATTGAGACTAATACCCCCGTCCTCTCTATATCCTCTCAAGGAGTCGCTGGCGAGGCCGAGCACATGTACTTCCTGCAGACTCCACGAGGTGTCATAAGAGCACGAAAGATCATTCACTGCACGAATGGTTATTCATCACACCTACTGCCTAATCTCACCGGGGTAGTTTATCAGCTTAGGGGCACAGTCTCGGTCCAAGATCCCGGCGACTCGTTTCCTAGACTTGGCCACGAGTTGTCATGGACCAAGGCCCACAAGGGTTATTATGACCCGGAGACAAGAACAGTGACGCCTGGGCTCTATTATGCGCAACAGAATGCGAAAACTGGTGAGATTGTTATTGGAGGCGAGAGCCAGGAGGTTGAGAACCTGCTCACGAGTGATGACTCGGAAGTGAGCCCCACCGCAAAAGAGCATATCTCATCCATTATCCCCAAGATATTCATAGATGCTGACAATGCCAAGACGAGGAAAGTTTGGTCTGGTATCATGGGATTTACTCCAGATGGATTGCCTCTGGTAGGCAACTTGGCCCAGAAATCAACTGGGAGAGCGGGCAGTGATGAGTGGATTGCAGCAGGGTTCAACGGTCATGGGATGGATAAGTGTTGGTTGAGTGGTCTGGCTGTTGCCAAGATGGCAATTGGTGAGGATGTGCCTTCGTGGCTGCCGGCATCATTTCTCGTCACTGAGGAAAGGCTGGAGTCTCTTACATTGGAGCGGGCGGTGGAATCAATGGTTGCGGCGTTCCCTAGTGAATGA
- a CDS encoding major facilitator superfamily domain-containing protein, producing MPENALNIDALPPGTQRINDLQATHMILAPQPSSDPNQPLNWSPWRKTLHMILLSLYSMMMFAIPCMSVPFWQNFNEELGLSYDTMNNGYAVNMIGLAIGCIIFVPIALRIGRRPVYLATAALMFAAGAWQAETYTAGDMFGCNAIAGVAGAVNEALFQVTVADLFFVHQRGTMNGIYLGMVLVGNYLGPVYGGQVAVKMGWRWACWSCTVLIGIISVFMIFFLEESKYIPPALNGQEAPTTTSLPDGTHLGKVSSIAKPSSPNDSQSNDEAMPQHYSDTIEIDHSIPMKSYWQRHAFLTLDKHACHQRRTIWRDIYEPFQLLCTFPAVIFAALQYGWAVAMLSLLAVTQSSLYALPPYNFTPAGLGNMNLPPFIGAILGAIFGGPLVDYFIMQIAKRRGGIYEPETRLWLFLIPGLSMTVGSLMYGLTIAKGMPWIINAIGAGFIGFAIGGCGDMALTYLQDSYQLIVGPALTGVVFIRNAIATALVFAATPWMNGMGVYNMFVVLGCLSAVVALTCIPMTIWGRKCRVQLAGKYDNYVMKQY from the exons ATGCCGGAAAACGCTTTGAACATCGACGCGTTGCCTCCGGGCACGCAGCGCATCAATGACTTACAAGCCACCCATATGATTCTGGCTCCTCAGCCAAGTTCAGACCCCAATCAGCCACTG AACTGGAGTCCTTGGCGAAAGACACTCCATATGATATTGCTTTCACTTTATTCCATGATGATGTTCGCCAT CCCATGCATGAGCGTGCCATTCTGGCAAAACTTCAACGAAGAGCTCGGCTTAAGTTATGATACTATGAATAACGGCTATGCTGTGAATATGATAGGCTTGGCTATCGGCTGTATCATCTTTGTCCCCATCGCGTTACGAATTGGCCGTCGTCCCGTTTACCTCGCCACCGCCGCTCTCATGTTTGCAGCTGGTGCCTGGCAAGCCGAGACGTATACTGCTGGAGACATGTTCGGATGTAATGCCattgctggtgttgctggagCAGTAAACGAAGCGCTCTTCCAAGTCACAGTCGCAGACCTGTTCTTCGTCCACCAACGTGGTACAATGAATGGTATCTATCTTGGCATGGTCCTTGTTGGG AATTATTTAGGGCCAGTTTACGGAGGTCAGGTCGCCGTGAAAATGGGCTGGCGCTGGGCATGCTGGTCCTGCACCGTCTTGATAGGCATCATTAGTGTTTTCATGATATTCTTCCTCGAGGAATCCAAGTATATCCCACCGGCCCTGAATGGCCAAGAGGCCCCAACTACCACGTCTTTACCCGACGGAACCCATCTTGGTAAAGTCAGCAGCATCGCCAAACCATCCTCTCCAAATGATTCGCAGAGCAACGATGAGGCCATGCCTCAGCATTACAGCGATACCATTGAGATAGACCACAGTATTCCCATGAAGTCGTACTGGCAACGACATGCATTCTTGACTTTGGACAAGCACGCCTGTCATCAAAGGCGTACCATCTGGAGAGACATCTATGAACCATTTCAGCTTCTCTGTACTTTCCCAGCTGTCATATTTGCTGCACTGCAATACGGTTGGGCTGTTGCTATGCTCTCCCTCTTGGCCGTCACACAGAGTTCTCTGTACGCCCTCCCCCCGTATAATTTCACACCTGCCGGGCTAGGAAATATGAATCTGCCTCCTTTTATTGGCGCGATTTTAGGAGCAATTTTTGGAGGACCGCTCGTGGACTATTTTATTATGCAGATTGCCAAGCGTCGTGGGGGTATTTATGAACCTGAGACTCGACTATGGCTGTTCTTGATACCAGGGTTAAGCATGACTGTTGGAAGCCTTATGTATGGCTTGACAATTGCCAAG GGAATGCCTTGGATTATTAATGCTATTGGTGCAGGCTTCATTGGATTTGCGATCGGAGGTTGCGGCGATATGGCTCTTACCTACCTCCAAGACTCTTATCAACTT ATTGTGGGTCCTGCCTTGACTGGCGTTGTTTTCATCCGCAATGCTATTGCAACCGCTCTTGTGTTCGCCGCCACGCCCTGGATGAATGGAATGGGTGTTTATAATATGTTTGTGGTCTTGGGGTGCctttctgctgttgttgctttgACATGTATACCTATGACCATTTGGGGTCGGAAGTGCCGTGTTCAGTTGGCAGGCAAGTATGATAACTATGTCATGAAGCAGTATTGA
- a CDS encoding amidase signature domain-containing protein produces the protein MPDSFPDSTQPLPTWETRAEEKRSRSAKAIPSSWLLPSHIMDGLKVPLESNKNNLISLDIPRRSGILSEIELDITESFTTMQLIEKLAAGAFTAVQVVTAFSKRAAIAQQLTNCLTETFFDEAESRARHLDELRESGKLAGPLHGLPISLKDSLQVSGTQATIGLVAYLDDYSKINSPLVEILISLGAVPFVKTNVPQTMMTADSHNNIFGRVLNPWNTALGAGGSSGGEGALVAFRGSPIGIGTDIAGSIRIPALCCGTYGFKPTAGRIPYGGQKGCSDPGLKFVLACAGPLSNDMESMVTLTKLILDSRPARLDSTAIDVPWRETPSLLGRKLKLGVLPEDPSYPLHPPVLNAVSQAVEQLKAAGHVVIELTAEECKIAELTEIAWGFFGLDSTGSRIVSDSGEPRIPSRDRIDSEFKRVAKIHLPDMTMLSPLERLSFLNAKKAAALEGWRKVWETRGLDAVVGPAAQNTAVKHDDYGVPPYTCFLNVLNYPACVIPFENASPIPGAEFQIQAGQAGPPYDPELTEGAPCSIQVATSSMRDEECMAISALVDRALRG, from the exons ATGCCTGACTCTTTCCCTGACTCTACCCAGCCCCTCCCAACATGGGAGACGCGGGCCGAGGAGAAGCGGAGTCGTTCGGCCAAAGCCATTCCGAGTTCATGGCTGCTCCCCTCTCATATTATGGACGGACTCAAGGTACCACTCGAATCAAATAAGAACAATCTTATTTCCCTTGATATTCCACGTCGTTCTGGAATTTTGAGTGAGATCGAGCTTGACATCACTGAATCATTTACCACCATGCAGCTCATAGAGAAGCTGGCCGCTGGGGCTTTCACGGCTGTCCAGGTTGTCACTGCGTTCTCTAAGAGAGCAGCAATTGCTCAACAGCTG ACCAACTGCCTCACTGAAACCTTCTTTGACGAAGCAGAATCGCGTGCTCGGCATTTAGATGAGCTACGAGAAAGTGGGAAGCTCGCTGGGCCTCTTCATGGCCTCCCTATCAGCCTCAAAGACAGCCTCCAGGTTTCTGGTACTCAAGCTACCATCGGTCTGGTTGCATATCTCGATGATTATTCCAAGATCAATTCCCCTCTCGTGGAGATTCTTATTTCGCTCGGAGCAGTTCCGTTTGTCAAAACTAATGTTCCGCAAACCATGATG ACAGCTGACTCCCATAACAACATATTCGGCCGTGTTCTGAATCCATGGAACACTGCTCTTGGCGCAGGAGGTTCGAGTGGTGGTGAGGGCGCATTGGTCGCTTTTCGGGGATCTCCTATTGGAATTGGAACTGATATAGCCG GTTCCATCCGTATTCCTGCTCTTTGCTGCGGGACATACGGCTTTAAACCAACAGCCGGACGAATTCCTTATGGAGGGCAAAAGGGCTGCAGTGATCCTGGTCTCAAATTTGTTCTAGCGTGCGCTGGTCCATTATCTAACGACATGGAGAGCATGGTGACTTTAACAAAGTTGATTCTCGACAGCCGTCCGGCCAGGTTGGACTCAACAGCAATAGATGTTCCTTGGAGAGAGACTCCTAGCTTGTTGGGGCGCAAATTGAAGCTGGGTGTCCTCCCAGAAGACCCCTCTTATCCCCTTCATCCACCAGTCCTAAATGCCGTTTCGCAAGCTGTTGAGCAACTGAAAGCTGCAGGACACGTTGTCATTGAGTTGACTGCTGAGGAATGCAAAATTGCGGAACTGACCGAGATTGCATGGGGGTTCTTTGGACTAGACTCGACTGGAAGCCGTATTGTGTCCGATTCAGGAGAACCACGCATTCCATCTCGAGATCGTATCGATTCCGAGTTCAAGCGAGTTGCGAAGATCCACCTCCCTGACATGACGATGTTGAGCCCGTTGGAAAGGCTGTCGTTCCTCAATGCCAAGAAAGCAGCTGCGCTAGAAGGATGGCGCAAAGTATGGGAAACCCGTGGTCTTGATGCTGTCGTTGGGCCAGCTGCCCAGAACACGGCGGTTAAACATGACGACTATGGGGTGCCACCTTATACCTGTTTCTTGAATGTTCTTAAC TACCCTGCGTGCGTAATTCCTTTTGAAAATGCAAGTCCCATTCCAGGCGCAGAGTTCCAGATACAGGCTGGACAAGCTGGTCCTCCTT ATGATCCCGAGTTGACTGAGGGGGCACCATGTTCCATCCAAGTAGCCACTAGTTCAATGCGGGACGAGGAATGTATGGCTATATCGGCCTTGGTCGACAGGGCGCTGAGAGGATAG
- a CDS encoding ADP-ribosylation/Crystallin J1 — MSHPERLSDHESRIIGALLGVHAGDSLGATLEFAPHDLIASDYPGGLRDLIGGGLLSWSAGQATDDTDMTRAVLLAYRDFQPGDDIARLSAENFLKWEDGDWPGRELGSRPKDIGEAVADGLEKYRETRDPDHAGAGRGRAGNGSLMRCIPTGLFQTDPETLIVESERISRVTHDDKKCTVSCAAYNTIVSQLINGSSAATAIAAGQHVAIALKSAQVNRAIELGKELSIATMAKKGASPKLKDDGGGFVLDSLSIGIAALLDRRGLEDVLVDVVRIGGDTDTNAAISGGLLGARDGEDGIPLRWRTKLQYGEEFKSIALGLLRRSL; from the coding sequence ATGTCTCACCCTGAACGTCTGTCCGACCATGAATCTCGAATCATTGGTGCCCTGCTCGGCGTTCATGCTGGCGACTCGCTTGGTGCTACCCTCGAATTCGCCCCACATGACCTAATTGCAAGCGATTATCCAGGTGGTCTTCGAGACCTTATTGGTGGAGGGCTTCTCTCGTGGTCTGCTGGACAGGCGACTGACGATACCGACATGACCCGCGCGGTATTGCTAGCTTATCGAGACTTCCAGCCAGGAGACGATATTGCTCGTCTCTCGGCAGAGAACTTCCTAAAATGGGAGGACGGTGACTGGCCAGGTAGAGAGCTTGGGAGTCGCCCAAAAGATATCGGGGAGGCGGTAGCAGATGGCCTAGAAAAGTATCGAGAGACACGAGACCCTGACCATGCAGGAGCTGGTAGGGGGAGGGCCGGTAACGGCAGTTTAATGCGCTGCATCCCTACTGGCCTTTTCCAGACTGATCCGGAGACGCTCATCGTCGAGAGCGAGCGCATCAGCCGTGTAACGCATGACGATAAGAAATGTACCGTCTCTTGCGCCGCCTACAACACGATTGTCTCCCAGTTGATTAACGGGAGCAGCGCCGCAACTGCCATCGCCGCCGGGCAACATGTTGCAATTGCACTCAAATCTGCCCAGGTAAACCGAGCTATCGAGTTGGGAAAAGAACTTAGTATAGCCACTATGGCCAAGAAGGGTGCCTCGCCGAAGCTGAAGGACGATGGTGGTGGCTTTGTTCTTGATTCCTTAAGCATTGGCATTGCGGCATTGCTGGACAGGCGTGGGCTGGAGGATGTTCTGGTTGATGTCGTGCGTATCGGTGGCGACACGGATACAAATGCTGCGATTTCGGGCGGTTTGCTCGGTGCGAGGGACGGCGAAGATGGAATTCCATTGCGTTGGAGAACAAAGCTACAGTATGGAGAGGAGTTTAAAAGCATCGCCCTGGGCTTGTTACGTAGATCATTGTGA
- a CDS encoding uncharacterized protein (expressed protein) has protein sequence MRLLRVICLLAAHGLYISTVSAVLDRSRSQFRSWFPTIEKYSKEHWMKEDCPKEFEAYFDENLKEEGGAHVYSSDLMNCILNVYGEVNKANMAVTAILLALLPGGLVQFGPSMAEISLLSTRRPILAMLLGFGLMSPNPNEFEYEAILEKASNNNEPLVPLRILDGRSFAAKVLVSLVEYGIGLAATGNLFWEVYRFTYQAISLAPMVVYIYGLPETSILFGWAFLNIPIYLLSFGVFALTFRRTTSRSNLVSFIVGELTPCGQGRNLTIRRRDNRRFQQNLLGTAVRVIGGLHIILGTVLIGSIVLIPLADSLPVIYTFVFAALFTRAVLVYELNGLARKTTIEKENMSREADAEAKGLLGVNCIPLTQRDMEE, from the coding sequence ATGCGTCTCTTGCGGGTGATATGCCTTCTGGCAGCTCATGGGCTGTACATATCTACCGTCTCCGCGGTTCTCGACCGGTCTCGCTCCCAGTTCCGGTCATGGTTTCCCACAATAGAAAAATACTCCAAAGAACATTGGATGAAGGAAGATTGCCCTAAAGAGTTCGAGGCCTATTTCGATGAGAAcctaaaggaagaaggtggTGCTCACGTCTACTCAAGCGACTTGATGAACTGTATTCTCAATGTCTATGGAGAGGTCAACAAAGCAAACATGGCCGTCACAGCTATCCTGCTGGCGCTTCTTCCCGGAGGTCTGGTACAGTTTGGACCTAGCATGGCTGAGATAAGCCTCTTGAGCACCCGCAGACCAATCCTTGCCATGCTCCTAGGCTTTGGACTAATGTCACCAAACCCTAACGAGTTTGAGTACGAGGCCATATTGGAGAAAGCCTCTAACAACAACGAACCCCTTGTACCCCTACGCATTTTAGATGGACGCTCCTTCGCTGCAAAGGTTCTTGTGTCTCTTGTTGAATATGGTATCGGGTTGGCCGCGACGGGAAACTTGTTCTGGGAAGTCTATAGGTTCACGTATCAGGCCATATCCCTTGCCCCGATGGTCGTCTACATTTACGGCTTGCCAGAGACATCTATACTGTTTGGTTGGGCCTTTCTGAACATACCAATCTACCTGCTAAGCTTTGGCGTCTTCGCATTGACCTTCCGCCGGACGACATCAAGAAGCAATCTTGTTAGCTTTATCGTTGGCGAGCTGACTCCTTGTGGCCAAGGCCGAAACCTTACAATCAGGCGCCGAGACAACAGGCGGTTTCAACAGAACCTTCTTGGGACTGCTGTCAGAGTGATTGGAGGTCTTCATATCATTCTTGGCACTGTTCTCATCGGTAGCATTGTTCTTATCCCTTTGGCAGACTCTTTGCCGGTTATCTACACCTTTGTCTTCGCGGCTTTATTTACAAGGGCTGTCTTGGTTTACGAGTTAAATGGTCTGGCGAGAAAGACGACTATAGAGAAGGAGAACATGTCACGGgaagctgatgctgaggctAAAGGTCTTCTAGGCGTTAATTGTATCCCACTGACCCAAAGGGATATGGAAGAGTAA